In the Pleurodeles waltl isolate 20211129_DDA chromosome 3_1, aPleWal1.hap1.20221129, whole genome shotgun sequence genome, TGCTGTCTGTTTTCCTTTTCAGCATCCAGAGTGATCATTACTAGGTGACTGTCTCATTGAATCAGGAGCTATACACTCAGTTGCACTCACAGGTTGAGCACAAAAATAGGATTAGCCCTTTCTTACAATTACAATCTTTCTTTATTTTGCTTGCAGGGTAGTATTTATACAGTTTCTGTCCTTATCTTGCTTTAAGGACATTCTAAAACATTTTCAGGTAAAAACCTCAAGTATCTACAACAACAAACCATCTCTTGTCTAGGAATGTTTCTCTCTCATCCATGAATGTGCCATGGCATAGTTTGAGGCCGAGGGTCCTTTTCTAATGCAGATTATTTGCTACAGCTTTCTCCCACagaaaatacagtacctttatatCATTGGGTACATAAAATATGTACTGTCTCGCCACCATTGTAGCCTAATATCCCTCCTCCAAAAACTAGCCACTCAACTTCTTTCTTAACCACTCCAATTTTTTTTGTTAGCTTTTCTGCACATATCTGAGTGTGTTTGGATTGGATTGCCATCACACTAAGGTTTCGATGTACTTCTGGTGGCTTGTGGGATTTTCTTTCTCATGAGCTCTCTCTGTAATGTATGTTCAGCAAACCTCggcctcttcattttttttatataatatgttTGCGAATTGTAATCCTacacatttgtctatttgcatggAGAAGTCATCTTGTTTTAGAGTTAAAATATTGATATCCAGTGgtccatgtattttttttttttttttagtgggcaTCCGTTTTATCCTACACATCCCATTAAGCAAATGAAGAACTAAGGCCTTGTTTTTCTCAGTTAATTCTATGTTTATTCCCCGTGATGCTTATGTCAGGCTCATGATTTTGCTGATCTCCCACTGCTTCTTTTTACTCAAAAATCACAGTGGTTTCTTGAGGTTTGTGTATATGAATACTTAATTTTGGCCATGTTTCACCAGATTTGTGTTGGAATTATAAATGTATGTTTTCTGACAGAGGAGACTACACTATTGCTTCTTTTATCATTCCTGTTCCTAGGGGCTTTCTCTTAGAATTTAAGTTCCCTTTCTTTTTTGAATTTTCGCAACACTCAAAGCACTGCAACATTGTGTTTCAAAGCGATTATTTGTCAAGTCTTCTCTCAACATAGTTGCTATGTGCGCAAGTCTGGGTACTTCATAATGTTCTGGTCCTGATACACCTCACTAGTTTTTTCAGGTTTGGTTACACAGAATGACAAATCTAGGCTCCACTAATCCTTTCCTCCACCTGCTTCTCTTGCTGGATATGTGTGGAGCAATAGACAGGGTATGTGAGCCACCAATTAAGTCACCCACCATTGTCTCTGCATTTCCCTCCATCTCATATCTGTGCTTTGTTCTTTTTCCCATTAAATCATCACTACATAATCCTCCAGCAGCCATTCCCCACCCCATTATCAGATGGTGTAGAATATCTTTTGGACCCTATGTTTCTTCAAATATCTATATAATGCAAGTTGCATTATTCTCTTGCTATGGAAAAGCAGTATCCCATATCTCTTCTTTCAGAACATTTGAGACTCCTCACAGTATGTTGTTGCTCCCTGCTTTACTGTCTTTCTTTACTGTCTGTGTACCTGCAGAAACTGGATTTCATCTTTGTGGAGTACCTGAGTGTCTCTCTGAGTCCTGGAGAACACTGCATTAGTTTTTGTCATATAACATACAAAGCATGGCTGTTTATTTAGGCCTTTAGCTTTGCCATTTCCTTGAGCAAACAAGATTTGAGATGTTGCAGTGATGGTTACAACAAACTTTACATTAAACGGCCAAAGGTCTACATTGTGCGGTTGCAGCCAGAAAAAACATGCATATCTGTTTATTATAGAGTTAGAACAAGGAAATGTGGTGACACATTAGAAATTAAAGTATAAAGGGATGTGGCAGGACCCCTCTGTGCCTCTAAATGTTTTTGTTACTAACACGTTCCAAATAAAAATAACAGAAGAACTACCTGATGAATTATAATTCATCATAAAGAATACAAGAAAAGTAAGTGCTTATACAGATGAAATGTGTCATGATTGTTCCATTGCAATCATACCACtgatattaataaaaatatatacattttcaaatTTGTTAGATGTACAAGACATAGTGCTACAGTAGTATTAAATGTCATTGGTATAAACAATATGATCTCTTTTATTGGTACTCACGATATTTATTTCTTGTGTCTAGGTTAAGATGGTCCATAGTTGCCACGCATGTGGAACACTGCAGAGCGACAAAGGATAACAGTCTTGTGCATTGACGTTTTGTTAAAGGCAAATTTAAGATAAGTAGAAGTGTCCTGAACCCTTGTCCTAGATCCTCACCTGCTTTGAATAATGGCTGAAATTACAAGTGGTAAGGAGACTTCTAATCGACATCTACGATTCAAGCTACAGAGCCTTGGGCGCCGCCTTGATGAACTAGAGGAAGCAACCAAAAACCTACAAAAAGCAGAAGATGAGGTCCTTGATCTCCAAGATAAGATTATTCAGGCAGAAGGCAGTAATTCTAGCATGCTTTCTGATGTGGAATCGTTACGGAAAAGGGTTCTGAAAATTGAAGGGAAGGACGAAGAAGTAAAAAAAGCTGAAGATTTATGCCGATTAATGAAAGAAAAACTTGAAGAGGAAGAGTATGCTACTGTCAAGCTCAAATCTCAAATTGAAAACCTTCAAAAGAGAATGACTGAGCTAGAGAAGTTAGAAGAGGCTTTTAGTAAAAGTAAAAATGAGTGTACTCAGTTATGTCTTAACCTTAATGAAGAAAAAAACGTGTCAAAAAAGTTATCCGCTGAATTGGAGGTTCTTAAGGCAAGAATAAAAGAAATGGAAGCCTCTGAAGCTAAAATAGATAAAACTGAACAACAGTTTGTATCAGAGCTGGAAAAGATTAAATCTTTGACATTGATGTTTGTTAACGAAAGAAAGCAACTTCTTGAAAAAGAGCGGCAGAATGAGAAGTTGATTCAAGACTTAAAACAAAAATTAGAGCAAAACAATAGAATACATATAACAAATCAAACTAGAAATACGTCTGCGATTCTTGAAAGATCAACAAAAAGTAATTTAGAATCAAGTGACCTAAGAATTGAAGATGATATTTCATTCAAACTTCCCGCCaaggaaagtaaaagaaaaagcagTTTGGATTATgtaaaatcagtagaaaatgaaacAATAGGAGTGCCAGAAAATGAGAAGAATAAAAACCAAGAAGACAACAAAATCAAAGATCTAAATCAAGAAATCGAAAAACTTAAAACTCGGGTCAATCATTTGAAATCTGTAGAGGAAGAACTGAAACAAACGAATGCAAAAAATAATGTCCTTAATGAAAGATATTTAAGTGAAAAGAGTAAAAATATATTGCTAACTGAACAGCTGGAAAAACtaaaaattgaaattcaaaaaCGAAAGGAATTGGAAAATGGTATTGCTGACTGTGAAGAAATTGCTAGCGCTGGGAGATTATCTTATGATAaacctaaaaacagaagtgaaaatgcTGCAAAATACAAATCACAAGAGTATCCATCACATTCCCGACGGGAGAGGGTTCCCAACAGAGACCTCAGTCAAAATCATGACAGTGTGTCTCACAGTAACAGACAGTTCCTTAATACAAATGTGACAAATAGGAGATCTGCAGCATATAATTCCTCTGGGTTGATGGATTTAGTAACTGAAGATCCAAAGAGAGTGGATCACAAAACAGCAGCAACTGTTTCATATATGTCTGCAGCCAAAGACGTTCATGGTTCCTTGCAAAgtgaagtgaaaaaatctaaagaaCAACCGTCTGTACTTAGTAGATACCCACCTGCTGCTCAAGAGCATAACAGTAAATCATGGAAAACATCTTCAAAACCTTTAAATGAAAGTGGATCAAAGAACAGGCCACAAAAAACAACAAGGACTTTTGGTGAGGTTTACTCTTCCACACAAAATCAATCCCAAATCATAGTGGAGCAGCCTGTACTAGCAAGTGAGAAAACAGGTAGGAAAAGTCAAACAAATAATTCAGAGATGTCTTCTCCGATTACATCCAGCCGCAGTAACGCAGCACTTGAAAATGGAGCTTCTTTATCTTCAAAACCTTCCACACAGTCACAAAAATCAGTGAATTCCCCGATTACCTCTTTACCTGTAGCAACAACAGTGACAACTTCTTCTCCCATGGAGACTTCACAAAGCAAGCATTTGAACTGTGAGGACGCAGAGCCTTTAGATATAacatcacagactgcaatgccTCGTTCTTCGAGGTACTTACAGAATTCAAGAAATCAAGGAACCACCCTCTCAACTCGAGATCCTGAAGGTTCTGAAAATGTACACTCGGGACTTGAAACAAGGAAACTGTCCAGCACCAGGGAACCACTACCGTCAAAGATGATAACAAATGCATTTATAAATGGAAGATTTAATTCAGAAGATGTAGATGAGAATGTAGGAGATTTCTCACAGGAGAAAACCACGACCTTTGCTCAACCTGAACTTGAACGCAAAGGTATATATTGTGCTGGAGAAATTGCAACAAACAGAGTGACTGCTAGGACCTCCTTCCTTGAAaatgacaaaaaagaaaacaaaacagaatcTAAGAAGTGGGCAAAAACATATTCAAATTCTGTTGATAGCTCTGATGATGTTATTCCAGTTTGTGCACAAGTAAAACCTTCTTTCAGTCCGAGAGAGGCATTACGATCTAAAGCGATTATTAAACCTGTAATTATTGAAAAAGATTTGAAAGAAATAATGGGTGGATCTGGAATCGACACACATTCTGAAAGACTTAAATGCACTAAACCTCTAACAAGTAAAATGACAAGTAGTATAACAATTTACCCTTCAGAACCTAGTAGCCCAAGATCTAGCACAAGTGTAACAACAAGGGAAAGGGTGACTTCCACAAGCAGTATTATACTAACTTCAAGtgatctcccattgatttcaaataACAATGGTACATCTGTAGACATATCCATAAATAAGAGTGATATAACTCTTGAGACCACAAAACCTGagaatgtaggt is a window encoding:
- the LUZP1 gene encoding leucine zipper protein 1 yields the protein MAEITSGKETSNRHLRFKLQSLGRRLDELEEATKNLQKAEDEVLDLQDKIIQAEGSNSSMLSDVESLRKRVLKIEGKDEEVKKAEDLCRLMKEKLEEEEYATVKLKSQIENLQKRMTELEKLEEAFSKSKNECTQLCLNLNEEKNVSKKLSAELEVLKARIKEMEASEAKIDKTEQQFVSELEKIKSLTLMFVNERKQLLEKERQNEKLIQDLKQKLEQNNRIHITNQTRNTSAILERSTKSNLESSDLRIEDDISFKLPAKESKRKSSLDYVKSVENETIGVPENEKNKNQEDNKIKDLNQEIEKLKTRVNHLKSVEEELKQTNAKNNVLNERYLSEKSKNILLTEQLEKLKIEIQKRKELENGIADCEEIASAGRLSYDKPKNRSENAAKYKSQEYPSHSRRERVPNRDLSQNHDSVSHSNRQFLNTNVTNRRSAAYNSSGLMDLVTEDPKRVDHKTAATVSYMSAAKDVHGSLQSEVKKSKEQPSVLSRYPPAAQEHNSKSWKTSSKPLNESGSKNRPQKTTRTFGEVYSSTQNQSQIIVEQPVLASEKTGRKSQTNNSEMSSPITSSRSNAALENGASLSSKPSTQSQKSVNSPITSLPVATTVTTSSPMETSQSKHLNCEDAEPLDITSQTAMPRSSRYLQNSRNQGTTLSTRDPEGSENVHSGLETRKLSSTREPLPSKMITNAFINGRFNSEDVDENVGDFSQEKTTTFAQPELERKGIYCAGEIATNRVTARTSFLENDKKENKTESKKWAKTYSNSVDSSDDVIPVCAQVKPSFSPREALRSKAIIKPVIIEKDLKEIMGGSGIDTHSERLKCTKPLTSKMTSSITIYPSEPSSPRSSTSVTTRERVTSTSSIILTSSDLPLISNNNGTSVDISINKSDITLETTKPENVGFQNEPESLISRSVRSVSSTDARINNNNESAPETISWKSHSAVNASPSVEAKTNDSLNSVSRIRHSLSPLGELDTKADRNKDVSDHSARLETLIDANTRHTRVRSCDQYSRRTSVMISSINTPPDLVSRRSKSNLSASELVARRSYVSESPVSSSGPASWNDFPLDEESTDTTIRSRRRQFVSSDRISRTDNGGKRHSSRLDLQQDQQRLSSRVEDSTHSRRYLSEEK